In Desulfotignum phosphitoxidans DSM 13687, a single window of DNA contains:
- the nusG gene encoding transcription termination/antitermination protein NusG: MSLKWYVVHVYSGHEQKVKKALEEKIQTSRYPEKFGEILIPTENVVELVNGKKKESSRKFYPGYILVRMYLDNETWHIISSTPKVTGFLGGKNKPAPISDKEAQNIIEKMQIGKNKPQPRFYFEPGDDVKVIDGPFSNFNGTVEDVSPDKEKVKVLVSIFGRPTPVELKFIQVTKI; encoded by the coding sequence ATGTCTTTGAAATGGTATGTGGTTCATGTTTACTCGGGCCATGAACAAAAAGTGAAAAAAGCCCTGGAAGAAAAAATTCAGACATCCCGATATCCGGAAAAATTCGGAGAGATACTGATTCCTACAGAAAATGTAGTTGAACTAGTCAATGGGAAAAAAAAAGAATCTTCCCGGAAGTTTTATCCGGGATATATTCTGGTCAGGATGTATCTGGACAATGAAACATGGCACATTATCAGTTCAACCCCCAAAGTAACCGGTTTCCTGGGTGGAAAAAACAAACCTGCACCGATCAGTGACAAGGAAGCACAGAATATTATTGAAAAGATGCAGATCGGAAAAAACAAACCTCAGCCCCGTTTCTATTTTGAGCCCGGGGATGATGTAAAAGTCATTGATGGCCCATTTTCCAATTTCAATGGCACTGTTGAAGACGTTTCTCCGGATAAAGAAAAAGTGAAGGTGCTCGTAAGTATTTTCGGACGGCCGACACCTGTGGAACTGAAGTTTATTCAGGTCACCAAAATTTAA
- the secE gene encoding preprotein translocase subunit SecE, with protein sequence MSRLQKKKPAIEKKKKKEANKSVTANENVSPVRQTAASGLSKIKPENQTMASKDKKENFVFTATEFLREVKVELKKVTWPTRKQTTGTTIVVIIFVFILAVFLGIFDYSLSKLVQVVLT encoded by the coding sequence ATGTCACGATTACAAAAGAAAAAACCTGCCATAGAAAAAAAGAAAAAAAAAGAGGCGAATAAATCTGTGACTGCCAATGAAAATGTTTCACCTGTCCGGCAGACAGCCGCATCCGGTCTTTCTAAAATAAAACCGGAAAACCAAACAATGGCCTCAAAAGACAAAAAGGAAAATTTTGTCTTTACGGCGACCGAATTTTTAAGAGAAGTCAAGGTTGAATTAAAAAAGGTGACATGGCCTACCCGCAAGCAAACAACCGGAACTACGATTGTTGTGATTATTTTTGTTTTCATACTTGCTGTTTTTCTTGGCATTTTTGATTACAGCCTTTCCAAACTCGTTCAGGTTGTTTTAACTTAA
- the rpmG gene encoding 50S ribosomal protein L33 → MDRVLIALACTECKRRNYTTTKNKRKTPDKIEMKKYCRFCNKHLVHKETKIK, encoded by the coding sequence GTGGATAGAGTCTTGATAGCTCTGGCATGCACTGAATGTAAGCGCAGAAATTATACAACCACGAAAAACAAGCGGAAAACGCCTGATAAAATTGAAATGAAAAAATACTGCCGCTTTTGCAACAAACATTTGGTGCACAAAGAAACGAAAATCAAATAA
- the tuf gene encoding elongation factor Tu: protein MAKEKFERKKPHVNIGTIGHIDHGKTTLTAAITKHAGLKGHGTYVPFDEIDKAPEERERGITIATAHVEYETDARHYAHVDCPGHADYIKNMITGAAQMDGAILVVSADDGPMPQTREHILLARQVGVPRIVVFLNKCDMVDDEELIELVEMELQELLDSYDFPGDETPIIRGSALKALESDDPDSDEAKPIFELLSTLDSYVPEPERDMDKPFLMPIEDVFSISGRGTVVTGRIDRGVIKPGDEIELVGIRDTAKTVCTGVEMFRKLLDQGQAGDNVGLLLRGTKRDQVERGQVVAKPGTITPHTKFKAEMYALSKEEGGRHTPFFTGYRPQFFFRTTDVTGVLTLEEGVEMIMPGDNATINVELIAPIAMEKELRFAVREGGRTVGAGVIAEIFE, encoded by the coding sequence ATGGCTAAGGAGAAATTTGAGCGGAAAAAGCCGCATGTAAACATTGGAACCATAGGTCACATCGACCATGGCAAGACCACGCTGACCGCTGCAATCACCAAGCATGCCGGATTAAAAGGGCACGGAACATACGTTCCATTCGATGAGATTGACAAAGCTCCGGAAGAAAGAGAGCGGGGAATTACGATTGCCACCGCCCATGTGGAATATGAAACCGATGCACGTCACTATGCCCATGTGGATTGTCCGGGCCATGCCGACTATATCAAGAACATGATCACCGGTGCTGCCCAGATGGATGGGGCGATTCTGGTGGTGTCCGCTGATGACGGTCCCATGCCCCAGACCCGGGAGCATATTCTTCTGGCCCGCCAGGTCGGGGTGCCCAGAATTGTTGTATTTTTAAACAAATGCGACATGGTGGATGATGAGGAATTGATCGAGCTGGTGGAAATGGAACTTCAGGAGCTGCTGGATTCCTATGATTTTCCCGGTGATGAGACGCCGATTATCCGTGGATCTGCATTGAAAGCGCTGGAGAGCGATGATCCGGACAGTGACGAAGCCAAGCCGATTTTTGAGTTGCTCAGCACATTGGATTCTTACGTGCCGGAACCGGAACGGGATATGGACAAGCCGTTTCTGATGCCCATTGAGGATGTGTTCTCCATTTCCGGTCGGGGTACGGTTGTGACCGGTCGTATTGATCGCGGCGTGATCAAACCGGGTGATGAGATTGAACTGGTGGGGATTCGTGATACTGCCAAGACCGTGTGTACCGGTGTTGAGATGTTCAGAAAGCTGCTGGATCAGGGACAGGCGGGAGACAACGTTGGGTTGCTGCTGCGGGGAACCAAACGGGACCAGGTGGAAAGAGGTCAGGTGGTGGCAAAGCCGGGAACCATTACGCCCCATACCAAGTTCAAAGCGGAAATGTATGCATTGAGCAAGGAAGAAGGGGGACGTCATACCCCGTTTTTTACCGGGTACCGGCCTCAGTTTTTCTTCAGAACCACGGATGTGACCGGTGTTTTGACCCTGGAAGAAGGCGTTGAAATGATCATGCCGGGCGACAATGCCACCATTAATGTGGAGCTGATTGCTCCCATCGCCATGGAAAAAGAACTGCGGTTTGCCGTGCGGGAAGGCGGTCGTACCGTGGGTGCCGGCGTCATCGCTGAAATTTTTGAATAA
- a CDS encoding lytic transglycosylase has protein sequence MHHIKLAVLVIVALIITGCQQTYNQKSITPVPGDGSVVSSRTFDSTDKSYPSNDCEDVILSRKSPVDSTSQTRRIPSDYVLNPDTAQTGALGPQPEIPESVYNEQVKIDQSLELCNLAQEMWEAGRLEDALSYLDDAYSTMLEIDTDLSMDINQQRDDIRFLISKRILEIYASRQVAVAGSHDEIPITLNEHVQYEIKRLTGPEKQFLINSLKRAGRFRPYILSQLKAAGLPEELSWLPLIESGYQLRALSSARALGLWQFIPSTGHKFGLTRNRYIDERMDPEKSTQAAIAYLKELHNLFGDWTTVLAAYNCGEGRVLRTIRNQRLNYLDNFWDLYQNLPRETARYVPRFLATLHIMQNLDSYGITVDNPLQPLSYKSFEVQKQMRLTDIAKEISVSADDLKTLNPELRDDILPPETYRLKIPANKSELFLARVNKIQAAYSAPQLTGSGYHKIRRGETLSSIASRYGTTVNIIARANNIYRTHRIIAGTTIKVPTTHNTASNSSAAAKKQAPVRYKVQKGDSLWVLAKKFSTTTKEIMGANNLSNAMLHVGQVLTITPSRKSTTSSSYYYVKSGDSPFLIAKKHNMSLNRLLALNRLSKTCKIFPGQKLIVE, from the coding sequence ATGCATCATATTAAATTAGCGGTATTGGTTATCGTTGCGTTGATCATCACCGGATGTCAGCAAACATACAATCAGAAGTCCATCACTCCTGTCCCGGGTGATGGCAGTGTCGTGTCCTCCCGGACATTTGATTCCACTGACAAATCTTATCCTTCCAATGATTGTGAAGACGTAATACTTTCTCGTAAAAGTCCGGTTGACAGCACCTCTCAGACTCGACGGATACCCTCGGATTATGTTCTGAATCCGGACACAGCCCAAACCGGTGCTCTGGGGCCACAACCTGAAATTCCTGAATCTGTATATAATGAACAGGTCAAAATCGATCAGTCACTGGAATTGTGTAACCTGGCCCAGGAAATGTGGGAAGCCGGCAGACTTGAAGATGCGCTTTCTTATCTTGATGATGCTTATTCCACCATGCTTGAAATTGACACGGACCTGTCAATGGATATAAATCAGCAAAGAGATGACATCCGGTTTTTAATATCCAAACGAATCCTTGAAATATACGCCTCCCGGCAGGTGGCTGTTGCCGGCTCACATGATGAGATTCCCATTACACTCAACGAACATGTTCAATATGAAATCAAACGGCTCACCGGTCCGGAAAAACAATTTTTAATCAATTCCTTGAAACGGGCCGGTCGTTTCAGGCCTTATATCCTGTCTCAGTTAAAGGCGGCAGGTCTTCCGGAAGAACTCTCCTGGCTGCCCCTGATCGAAAGCGGTTATCAACTCAGAGCGTTATCTTCAGCCAGAGCTTTAGGGTTGTGGCAGTTCATCCCGTCGACCGGTCATAAGTTCGGTCTGACTCGGAATCGATACATTGACGAACGGATGGATCCGGAAAAAAGCACCCAGGCCGCCATTGCTTATCTCAAGGAACTCCATAATCTTTTTGGTGACTGGACAACCGTATTGGCCGCATACAATTGCGGCGAAGGCCGGGTGTTGAGGACCATCCGAAATCAGCGGCTCAATTACCTGGATAATTTCTGGGATCTTTACCAGAATCTTCCCAGAGAAACCGCCCGGTATGTTCCTCGTTTTTTAGCGACCCTCCATATAATGCAAAATTTAGACTCGTATGGGATTACCGTTGACAACCCGTTACAACCTTTGTCTTATAAATCTTTTGAAGTCCAAAAACAGATGCGCCTGACCGATATTGCCAAAGAAATTTCAGTAAGTGCTGATGACCTCAAAACATTGAATCCAGAACTTCGTGATGATATTCTTCCGCCTGAAACCTACCGTTTGAAAATACCCGCTAATAAATCCGAGCTGTTTCTGGCCCGGGTGAATAAAATTCAGGCGGCATATTCCGCTCCACAGCTGACTGGATCTGGATACCACAAAATACGGCGAGGAGAAACCCTGTCCAGTATTGCCAGCCGCTATGGAACAACTGTCAATATCATTGCCCGAGCCAACAACATTTATCGAACCCACCGGATCATTGCCGGCACTACGATCAAAGTACCGACCACTCACAATACGGCCAGCAATAGCAGCGCCGCTGCAAAAAAACAGGCACCGGTCCGATACAAAGTCCAGAAAGGGGACAGCCTTTGGGTTCTTGCCAAAAAATTTTCAACGACGACCAAAGAGATCATGGGTGCAAACAATTTGTCCAATGCCATGCTTCATGTGGGCCAGGTACTTACCATAACCCCGTCCCGAAAATCAACGACCTCATCTTCCTATTATTACGTAAAATCAGGGGACAGTCCTTTTTTGATTGCAAAAAAACACAACATGAGTTTAAATCGGCTTCTCGCGTTGAACCGGCTGAGCAAAACCTGCAAAATTTTTCCCGGCCAGAAACTCATTGTTGAATAA
- a CDS encoding peptidase U32 family protein, with the protein MPETQTPAVDPPLVPEKPELLAPAGNFEKLEIAIHYGADAVYLAGKDFSLRNYSGNFTEEQLMQAVSLAHANNVKVYVACNVYSRNEEAEEISRFLATIGRAKADAVIVSDPGIIRLARQIIPGVPIHLSTQANTTNCNSALFWQSVGVKRVNLARELSLQEVTHICRHTTMETEIFVHGAMCISYSGRCLLSTFLTHRDSNRGLCSHPCRWRYALVEELRPDEFYPITEDPRGTYVFNSKDLCMIQHLPELIQTGVTSLKIEGRMKGIHYLATVVKTYRDAIDTFVADPENYTTNPQWLKDLSLVYHREFGTGFYLGEPGAVAPNYADIHQGQIHRFIGKILTCQDHNHHLVEIRNKIRRTDSVAVLSPGVPIRNSDISGLYDPDGNAIDQAQPNTKAILKLAHRFSIHDIICKV; encoded by the coding sequence ATGCCAGAAACCCAGACACCTGCCGTCGATCCACCATTGGTACCCGAAAAACCGGAACTGCTTGCACCGGCAGGAAATTTTGAAAAACTTGAAATTGCCATCCATTACGGTGCGGATGCGGTTTACCTGGCAGGCAAGGATTTCAGTCTGCGGAACTATTCAGGAAATTTTACAGAAGAACAATTGATGCAAGCGGTGTCACTGGCCCATGCGAACAATGTCAAAGTCTATGTGGCCTGCAACGTCTACTCTCGCAATGAAGAAGCCGAAGAGATCAGCCGTTTCCTTGCAACCATCGGCCGTGCGAAGGCAGATGCGGTGATTGTTTCAGATCCCGGAATTATCCGGCTGGCCCGACAAATCATTCCCGGAGTTCCCATTCATCTAAGCACCCAGGCCAACACCACCAATTGCAACAGTGCACTTTTCTGGCAGTCCGTGGGGGTCAAGCGGGTCAATCTTGCCAGAGAACTATCTTTGCAGGAAGTGACACACATCTGTCGGCACACCACCATGGAAACAGAAATATTTGTCCATGGTGCCATGTGTATTTCTTATTCCGGTCGATGTCTGTTGAGTACGTTTTTAACCCACCGGGACAGCAACCGGGGTTTGTGCAGCCATCCATGCCGGTGGCGGTATGCCCTGGTGGAGGAGTTGCGGCCCGATGAATTTTATCCCATCACTGAAGATCCCCGGGGCACCTATGTATTCAATTCCAAAGACCTGTGTATGATCCAGCATCTGCCGGAACTGATTCAAACCGGGGTCACATCCCTTAAAATCGAAGGCCGCATGAAAGGGATCCATTATCTGGCAACAGTGGTCAAAACCTACCGGGATGCCATAGATACCTTTGTGGCTGATCCTGAAAACTATACCACCAACCCCCAGTGGCTGAAGGATCTTTCCCTGGTGTATCACCGGGAATTCGGAACCGGATTCTATTTAGGGGAACCCGGAGCGGTTGCGCCCAATTACGCGGATATACACCAGGGCCAGATTCACCGATTCATTGGAAAAATACTGACATGTCAGGATCACAATCATCATCTGGTGGAAATCCGAAACAAAATTCGCCGAACAGATTCGGTGGCAGTGCTGTCACCCGGCGTACCCATCAGAAACAGTGACATTTCAGGTTTATATGATCCAGATGGCAACGCCATTGATCAGGCCCAACCCAATACAAAAGCCATATTGAAACTGGCACATCGTTTTTCCATACATGATATCATATGCAAAGTCTGA